From one Actinomyces sp. Marseille-P3109 genomic stretch:
- a CDS encoding helix-turn-helix transcriptional regulator, whose product MRADRLLSLLWLLRAHGGMPAPELAQRLEVSRRTVLRDVEALSAAGVPVWCERGPCGGVRIDPGFRIDVTGLNHEESRALFAGLTTWGAVPLGLGEALTSAVRKLLAAVPSGQREGSVDIASRIVIDPQGWLPLPDRERTGPVFRTVQKAVFTRHQLRMVYRRKSRTAVQSVVEPHGLIAAGRSWYLCASHDGDIRFTRLSRIEEAEVLTEECPDDSGFDMTAAWQKRREEFLETFEAVTATVWVRDERWSDVQEWTLRATMTDVDDSPPDEDEWTCLQLEFMDHLHAMTILLRLGSDACVITPKRLRQDLIDYLGLMLAQYRADGARCPNVEAGGRIPS is encoded by the coding sequence ATGCGTGCTGACCGTCTGCTGTCCCTGCTCTGGTTGCTCCGTGCGCACGGCGGGATGCCCGCCCCCGAGCTGGCGCAGAGACTGGAGGTCTCACGGCGCACCGTGCTGCGGGATGTTGAGGCGCTGTCCGCTGCGGGAGTACCGGTGTGGTGTGAGCGGGGGCCTTGCGGGGGAGTGAGGATCGATCCCGGCTTTCGCATCGACGTGACAGGTCTGAACCATGAGGAGAGCCGAGCGCTTTTCGCTGGTCTCACTACGTGGGGCGCTGTTCCTCTGGGACTGGGTGAGGCTCTCACCTCAGCGGTGCGTAAGCTGCTCGCCGCAGTCCCCAGCGGCCAGCGGGAAGGATCCGTCGATATAGCCTCACGCATCGTCATTGATCCCCAGGGATGGCTGCCTCTACCAGATCGTGAACGTACCGGTCCTGTGTTCCGAACAGTTCAGAAGGCAGTCTTCACACGTCACCAGTTGCGGATGGTCTACCGGCGCAAGTCGAGAACGGCGGTGCAGAGTGTTGTTGAGCCGCACGGTTTGATCGCTGCCGGCCGTAGCTGGTACCTGTGCGCCTCGCACGACGGCGACATCCGCTTCACCAGGCTGTCCCGTATCGAGGAGGCTGAGGTACTCACTGAGGAGTGTCCCGATGACTCCGGCTTCGACATGACCGCTGCGTGGCAGAAACGACGTGAGGAGTTCCTCGAGACGTTCGAGGCCGTCACAGCCACTGTCTGGGTGCGGGATGAGCGCTGGAGTGACGTGCAGGAGTGGACGCTGCGCGCAACGATGACTGACGTGGACGACTCGCCTCCTGATGAGGACGAATGGACCTGTCTCCAGTTGGAGTTCATGGACCACCTGCACGCCATGACGATTCTGCTCCGGCTCGGTTCGGATGCCTGCGTCATCACCCCCAAGCGCCTGCGCCAGGACCTCATCGACTACCTGGGCCTCATGCTTGCGCAGTACCGGGCTGACGGGGCCCGATGCCCTAACGTTGAGGCAGGGGGCCGTATCCCCTCGTGA
- a CDS encoding VOC family protein gives MRTEPVFTPNSVILYVSDVKASTGFYRKILGSGPVETYPGFSVFSLSDGMTLGLQAADQIEPAAEPYIGGGELSLSNVESADVVDRLYAQWKALGISMVLEPTTLEFGYTFVAADPDGHRLRVCATDTSRFN, from the coding sequence ATGCGTACCGAACCAGTCTTCACCCCTAACAGCGTCATCCTCTATGTCTCCGACGTCAAGGCGAGCACCGGCTTCTACCGTAAGATCCTGGGCTCCGGTCCGGTCGAGACCTATCCGGGCTTCAGCGTCTTCTCCCTGTCCGACGGCATGACACTCGGGCTGCAGGCGGCGGACCAGATCGAGCCTGCCGCCGAGCCGTACATTGGTGGCGGCGAGCTGAGCCTGAGTAACGTTGAGTCGGCCGACGTCGTCGACCGACTTTACGCGCAATGGAAGGCCCTGGGCATTTCCATGGTCCTTGAACCAACCACCCTCGAGTTCGGTTACACCTTTGTGGCAGCCGATCCTGACGGTCATCGCCTGCGCGTGTGCGCAACCGACACCTCGAGGTTCAACTGA
- a CDS encoding amino acid ABC transporter permease → MSSDIMTMPDPRPRRQRGKSSGATDAALLFDEPGPRGRLLIAIGSVVAVIAIVASTGAVLYRLDLAGQLDYPEWRYFLGHSVVSQLVEAAGTTLSLGAVAAVLTFPLGIALGWLRLLNNRPIRWLVGLWIDAMRAVPMLLLVYFFLLVVPRFVTVSDFWKLALPIVMCTSATTAEVFRSGVRALDRGQTEAAVALGMSGSLTMRLILAPQALRLMLPTLITQMVTIIKGTTLAYVLAYPELMYRGSTVIGQAKIDAHLSVFFQTYVIIAVAYIIVNWALGALARYIESRTR, encoded by the coding sequence ATGAGCTCAGACATCATGACGATGCCAGATCCCCGTCCGCGCCGACAGCGGGGGAAGAGCTCCGGAGCGACGGATGCGGCGCTGCTCTTCGATGAGCCGGGCCCGCGGGGGCGTCTTCTGATCGCTATCGGATCGGTCGTCGCGGTCATCGCAATCGTGGCCTCGACTGGTGCGGTCCTCTACCGACTGGACCTCGCCGGACAGCTCGACTATCCCGAGTGGCGCTACTTCCTGGGACACTCGGTCGTCAGTCAGCTCGTGGAGGCCGCTGGTACCACCCTGTCCCTGGGGGCCGTTGCAGCGGTGCTCACCTTCCCGTTGGGAATCGCTCTGGGGTGGCTCCGCCTGCTGAACAACCGCCCCATCAGATGGCTGGTCGGTCTGTGGATCGATGCCATGCGAGCTGTGCCGATGCTGCTGCTCGTCTACTTCTTCCTCCTGGTGGTTCCTCGCTTTGTGACGGTCTCAGACTTCTGGAAGCTGGCGCTGCCGATCGTCATGTGCACCTCGGCGACGACGGCGGAGGTCTTCCGCTCCGGCGTCCGGGCGCTGGACCGAGGACAGACGGAGGCCGCTGTGGCACTGGGGATGAGCGGGTCTCTCACGATGCGCCTCATCCTGGCGCCACAGGCCTTGCGCCTCATGCTTCCGACCCTCATCACTCAGATGGTCACCATCATCAAGGGGACGACACTGGCGTACGTGCTCGCCTACCCCGAGCTCATGTATCGCGGTTCCACCGTGATCGGCCAGGCGAAGATCGACGCCCATTTGTCTGTCTTCTTCCAGACCTACGTCATCATCGCAGTGGCCTACATCATCGTGAACTGGGCCCTGGGGGCGCTGGCGAGGTACATCGAGTCGCGTACCCGCTGA